One part of the Pieris napi chromosome 4, ilPieNapi1.2, whole genome shotgun sequence genome encodes these proteins:
- the LOC125048552 gene encoding uncharacterized protein LOC125048552 isoform X4 codes for MILTNAKGKPTLEIYRPPGVRTDVAVTSGGNSGNTLTAPSNKLNVHAKEFTMAKTADLHNRSTVGMGFTSVGLQHSRSAVLHAQVPPHYRPVMPSHALLGSASSGNVPHTTAGPRVHFKLQPQQIIQEKKKSPPSSLSNGNGKSIRPQSYTPGLKRSKSLTSADTLASGMAALGLAADAGDLGTFPPEIQECIDKALEGETDDPNAVCARTLMDAVGHLVSRAVESPRYALPAARRCIAVVEREQTETFLESLLNTCQQWYHDREKLLGTIVGGGRPRLMAFLSFLLEMYCQLRRRAIHRRGASAQPGQVLLTLICKCCEDCIRQPVPSPSDTENLFFVLTYIGRDLETQLPGDLERLLTAVRDAFINTAAAPSIRRTLLQLIELHASRWQLPGCAVLYYYPSSK; via the exons ATGATCTTAACAAATGCAAAAGGAAAGCCAACCCTTGAAATCTACAGACCACCAG GCGTGCGCACAGACGTTGCTGTCACCAGCGGAGGCAATTCAGGCAACACACTGACGGCGCCTTCCAACAAGCTGAATGTCCACGCCAAAGAGTTCACCATGGCCAAAACTGCTGATCTACATAATAG GTCAACAGTCGGCATGGGCTTCACGAGTGTGGGTCTCCAGCACTCGCGTTCGGCGGTGCTGCATGCACAAGTTCCGCCGCACTACCGACCCGTGATGCCGTCTCATGCGCTACTGGGCAGTGCATCCAGTGGAAATGTTCCTCATACTACG GCTGGCCCTCGGGTCCACTTCAAACTGCAGCCCCAGCAGATTATCCAGGAGAAGAAGAAGTCTCCACCGTCCTCCCTCAGCAACGGGAACGGGAAGAGTATTCGTCCGCAATCGTATACGCCTGGGCTGAAGCGGTCCAAGTCTTTAACCTCAGCGGACACTTTGGCCAGTGGTATGGCTGCGTTGGGTCTGGCTGCTGATGCAGGGGACCTTGGCACCTTCCCGCCAGAGATACAAGAATGTATCGATAAGGCACTGGAAGGTGAGACAGATG ATCCAAACGCGGTATGTGCTCGAACTCTAATGGATGCCGTGGGTCATCTCGTGAGTCGCGCAGTGGAGTCTCCGCGATACGCCTTGCCGGCCGCAAGACGCTGCATTGCTGTCGTTGAACGGGAACAGACTGAGACCTTCTTGGAGTCTCTGCTCAACACGTGCCAGCAGTGGTACCATGACCGGGAGAAG TTACTAGGAACGATAGTTGGCGGAGGGCGTCCACGTCTCATGGCGTTCCTGTCATTCCTTCTCGAGATGTACTGTCAGTTGCGTCGTCGCGCCATTCATCGGCGCGGGGCGAGTGCGCAGCCCGGACAAGTCCTTTTGACACTGATTTGCAAATGCTGCGAGGATTGTATTCGCCAGCCCGTGCCTTCACCCAGTGAT ACTGAGAATCTCTTCTTCGTGCTTACGTATATCGGCCGTGATTTAGAAACCCAGCTTCCTGGTGACTTGGAGCGTCTCCTAACAGCTGTGCGCGATGCCTTCATCAACACAGCTGCAGCGCCCTCTATCAGACGCACATTACTCCAGCTTATTGAATTACACGCTTCTCGCTGGCAACTCCCGGGATGTGCCGTCCTCTATTATTATCCCTCCTCGAAATAA
- the LOC125048552 gene encoding uncharacterized protein LOC125048552 isoform X5 — translation MILTNAKGKPTLEIYRPPDVAVTSGGNSGNTLTAPSNKLNVHAKEFTMAKTADLHNRSTVGMGFTSVGLQHSRSAVLHAQVPPHYRPVMPSHALLGSASSGNVPHTTAGPRVHFKLQPQQIIQEKKKSPPSSLSNGNGKSIRPQSYTPGLKRSKSLTSADTLASGMAALGLAADAGDLGTFPPEIQECIDKALEGETDDPNAVCARTLMDAVGHLVSRAVESPRYALPAARRCIAVVEREQTETFLESLLNTCQQWYHDREKLLGTIVGGGRPRLMAFLSFLLEMYCQLRRRAIHRRGASAQPGQVLLTLICKCCEDCIRQPVPSPSDTENLFFVLTYIGRDLETQLPGDLERLLTAVRDAFINTAAAPSIRRTLLQLIELHASRWQLPGCAVLYYYPSSK, via the exons ATGATCTTAACAAATGCAAAAGGAAAGCCAACCCTTGAAATCTACAGACCACCAG ACGTTGCTGTCACCAGCGGAGGCAATTCAGGCAACACACTGACGGCGCCTTCCAACAAGCTGAATGTCCACGCCAAAGAGTTCACCATGGCCAAAACTGCTGATCTACATAATAG GTCAACAGTCGGCATGGGCTTCACGAGTGTGGGTCTCCAGCACTCGCGTTCGGCGGTGCTGCATGCACAAGTTCCGCCGCACTACCGACCCGTGATGCCGTCTCATGCGCTACTGGGCAGTGCATCCAGTGGAAATGTTCCTCATACTACG GCTGGCCCTCGGGTCCACTTCAAACTGCAGCCCCAGCAGATTATCCAGGAGAAGAAGAAGTCTCCACCGTCCTCCCTCAGCAACGGGAACGGGAAGAGTATTCGTCCGCAATCGTATACGCCTGGGCTGAAGCGGTCCAAGTCTTTAACCTCAGCGGACACTTTGGCCAGTGGTATGGCTGCGTTGGGTCTGGCTGCTGATGCAGGGGACCTTGGCACCTTCCCGCCAGAGATACAAGAATGTATCGATAAGGCACTGGAAGGTGAGACAGATG ATCCAAACGCGGTATGTGCTCGAACTCTAATGGATGCCGTGGGTCATCTCGTGAGTCGCGCAGTGGAGTCTCCGCGATACGCCTTGCCGGCCGCAAGACGCTGCATTGCTGTCGTTGAACGGGAACAGACTGAGACCTTCTTGGAGTCTCTGCTCAACACGTGCCAGCAGTGGTACCATGACCGGGAGAAG TTACTAGGAACGATAGTTGGCGGAGGGCGTCCACGTCTCATGGCGTTCCTGTCATTCCTTCTCGAGATGTACTGTCAGTTGCGTCGTCGCGCCATTCATCGGCGCGGGGCGAGTGCGCAGCCCGGACAAGTCCTTTTGACACTGATTTGCAAATGCTGCGAGGATTGTATTCGCCAGCCCGTGCCTTCACCCAGTGAT ACTGAGAATCTCTTCTTCGTGCTTACGTATATCGGCCGTGATTTAGAAACCCAGCTTCCTGGTGACTTGGAGCGTCTCCTAACAGCTGTGCGCGATGCCTTCATCAACACAGCTGCAGCGCCCTCTATCAGACGCACATTACTCCAGCTTATTGAATTACACGCTTCTCGCTGGCAACTCCCGGGATGTGCCGTCCTCTATTATTATCCCTCCTCGAAATAA
- the LOC125048552 gene encoding uncharacterized protein LOC125048552 isoform X3 encodes MQTQIGVGELQRSYRVQDFASPGVIMRERSFIRPQSHHNLHHNQFPSNGKRRSMILTNAKGKPTLEIYRPPDVAVTSGGNSGNTLTAPSNKLNVHAKEFTMAKTADLHNRSTVGMGFTSVGLQHSRSAVLHAQVPPHYRPVMPSHALLGSASSGNVPHTTAGPRVHFKLQPQQIIQEKKKSPPSSLSNGNGKSIRPQSYTPGLKRSKSLTSADTLASGMAALGLAADAGDLGTFPPEIQECIDKALEGETDDPNAVCARTLMDAVGHLVSRAVESPRYALPAARRCIAVVEREQTETFLESLLNTCQQWYHDREKLLGTIVGGGRPRLMAFLSFLLEMYCQLRRRAIHRRGASAQPGQVLLTLICKCCEDCIRQPVPSPSDTENLFFVLTYIGRDLETQLPGDLERLLTAVRDAFINTAAAPSIRRTLLQLIELHASRWQLPGCAVLYYYPSSK; translated from the exons ATGCAGACCCAAATAGGCGTTGGGGAGTTGCAGAGGAGCTACAGGGTGCAGGACTTTGCCTCCCCTGGAGTTATCATGAGGGAGAGAAGTTTTATACGGCCTCAGTCTCATCATAATTTGCATCATAACCAG TTTCCGAGTAATGGGAAACGACGGAGCATGATCTTAACAAATGCAAAAGGAAAGCCAACCCTTGAAATCTACAGACCACCAG ACGTTGCTGTCACCAGCGGAGGCAATTCAGGCAACACACTGACGGCGCCTTCCAACAAGCTGAATGTCCACGCCAAAGAGTTCACCATGGCCAAAACTGCTGATCTACATAATAG GTCAACAGTCGGCATGGGCTTCACGAGTGTGGGTCTCCAGCACTCGCGTTCGGCGGTGCTGCATGCACAAGTTCCGCCGCACTACCGACCCGTGATGCCGTCTCATGCGCTACTGGGCAGTGCATCCAGTGGAAATGTTCCTCATACTACG GCTGGCCCTCGGGTCCACTTCAAACTGCAGCCCCAGCAGATTATCCAGGAGAAGAAGAAGTCTCCACCGTCCTCCCTCAGCAACGGGAACGGGAAGAGTATTCGTCCGCAATCGTATACGCCTGGGCTGAAGCGGTCCAAGTCTTTAACCTCAGCGGACACTTTGGCCAGTGGTATGGCTGCGTTGGGTCTGGCTGCTGATGCAGGGGACCTTGGCACCTTCCCGCCAGAGATACAAGAATGTATCGATAAGGCACTGGAAGGTGAGACAGATG ATCCAAACGCGGTATGTGCTCGAACTCTAATGGATGCCGTGGGTCATCTCGTGAGTCGCGCAGTGGAGTCTCCGCGATACGCCTTGCCGGCCGCAAGACGCTGCATTGCTGTCGTTGAACGGGAACAGACTGAGACCTTCTTGGAGTCTCTGCTCAACACGTGCCAGCAGTGGTACCATGACCGGGAGAAG TTACTAGGAACGATAGTTGGCGGAGGGCGTCCACGTCTCATGGCGTTCCTGTCATTCCTTCTCGAGATGTACTGTCAGTTGCGTCGTCGCGCCATTCATCGGCGCGGGGCGAGTGCGCAGCCCGGACAAGTCCTTTTGACACTGATTTGCAAATGCTGCGAGGATTGTATTCGCCAGCCCGTGCCTTCACCCAGTGAT ACTGAGAATCTCTTCTTCGTGCTTACGTATATCGGCCGTGATTTAGAAACCCAGCTTCCTGGTGACTTGGAGCGTCTCCTAACAGCTGTGCGCGATGCCTTCATCAACACAGCTGCAGCGCCCTCTATCAGACGCACATTACTCCAGCTTATTGAATTACACGCTTCTCGCTGGCAACTCCCGGGATGTGCCGTCCTCTATTATTATCCCTCCTCGAAATAA
- the LOC125048552 gene encoding uncharacterized protein LOC125048552 isoform X1, with protein MQTQIGVGELQRSYRVQDFASPGVIMRERSFIRPQSHHNLHHNQFPSNGKRRSMILTNAKGKPTLEIYRPPGVRTDVAVTSGGNSGNTLTAPSNKLNVHAKEFTMAKTADLHNRSTVGMGFTSVGLQHSRSAVLHAQVPPHYRPVMPSHALLGSASSGNVPHTTAGPRVHFKLQPQQIIQEKKKSPPSSLSNGNGKSIRPQSYTPGLKRSKSLTSADTLASGMAALGLAADAGDLGTFPPEIQECIDKALEGETDDPNAVCARTLMDAVGHLVSRAVESPRYALPAARRCIAVVEREQTETFLESLLNTCQQWYHDREKLLGTIVGGGRPRLMAFLSFLLEMYCQLRRRAIHRRGASAQPGQVLLTLICKCCEDCIRQPVPSPSDTENLFFVLTYIGRDLETQLPGDLERLLTAVRDAFINTAAAPSIRRTLLQLIELHASRWQLPGCAVLYYYPSSK; from the exons ATGCAGACCCAAATAGGCGTTGGGGAGTTGCAGAGGAGCTACAGGGTGCAGGACTTTGCCTCCCCTGGAGTTATCATGAGGGAGAGAAGTTTTATACGGCCTCAGTCTCATCATAATTTGCATCATAACCAG TTTCCGAGTAATGGGAAACGACGGAGCATGATCTTAACAAATGCAAAAGGAAAGCCAACCCTTGAAATCTACAGACCACCAG GCGTGCGCACAGACGTTGCTGTCACCAGCGGAGGCAATTCAGGCAACACACTGACGGCGCCTTCCAACAAGCTGAATGTCCACGCCAAAGAGTTCACCATGGCCAAAACTGCTGATCTACATAATAG GTCAACAGTCGGCATGGGCTTCACGAGTGTGGGTCTCCAGCACTCGCGTTCGGCGGTGCTGCATGCACAAGTTCCGCCGCACTACCGACCCGTGATGCCGTCTCATGCGCTACTGGGCAGTGCATCCAGTGGAAATGTTCCTCATACTACG GCTGGCCCTCGGGTCCACTTCAAACTGCAGCCCCAGCAGATTATCCAGGAGAAGAAGAAGTCTCCACCGTCCTCCCTCAGCAACGGGAACGGGAAGAGTATTCGTCCGCAATCGTATACGCCTGGGCTGAAGCGGTCCAAGTCTTTAACCTCAGCGGACACTTTGGCCAGTGGTATGGCTGCGTTGGGTCTGGCTGCTGATGCAGGGGACCTTGGCACCTTCCCGCCAGAGATACAAGAATGTATCGATAAGGCACTGGAAGGTGAGACAGATG ATCCAAACGCGGTATGTGCTCGAACTCTAATGGATGCCGTGGGTCATCTCGTGAGTCGCGCAGTGGAGTCTCCGCGATACGCCTTGCCGGCCGCAAGACGCTGCATTGCTGTCGTTGAACGGGAACAGACTGAGACCTTCTTGGAGTCTCTGCTCAACACGTGCCAGCAGTGGTACCATGACCGGGAGAAG TTACTAGGAACGATAGTTGGCGGAGGGCGTCCACGTCTCATGGCGTTCCTGTCATTCCTTCTCGAGATGTACTGTCAGTTGCGTCGTCGCGCCATTCATCGGCGCGGGGCGAGTGCGCAGCCCGGACAAGTCCTTTTGACACTGATTTGCAAATGCTGCGAGGATTGTATTCGCCAGCCCGTGCCTTCACCCAGTGAT ACTGAGAATCTCTTCTTCGTGCTTACGTATATCGGCCGTGATTTAGAAACCCAGCTTCCTGGTGACTTGGAGCGTCTCCTAACAGCTGTGCGCGATGCCTTCATCAACACAGCTGCAGCGCCCTCTATCAGACGCACATTACTCCAGCTTATTGAATTACACGCTTCTCGCTGGCAACTCCCGGGATGTGCCGTCCTCTATTATTATCCCTCCTCGAAATAA
- the LOC125048552 gene encoding uncharacterized protein LOC125048552 isoform X2, with product MQTQIGVGELQRSYRVQDFASPGVIMRERSFIRPQSHHNLHHNQFPSNGKRRSMILTNAKGKPTLEIYRPPGVRTDVAVTSGGNSGNTLTAPSNKLNVHAKEFTMAKTADLHNRSTVGMGFTSVGLQHSRSAVLHAQVPPHYRPVMPSHALLGSASSGNVPHTTAGPRVHFKLQPQQIIQEKKKSPPSSLSNGNGKSIRPQSYTPGLKRSKSLTSADTLASGMAALGLAADAGDLGTFPPEIQECIDKALEDPNAVCARTLMDAVGHLVSRAVESPRYALPAARRCIAVVEREQTETFLESLLNTCQQWYHDREKLLGTIVGGGRPRLMAFLSFLLEMYCQLRRRAIHRRGASAQPGQVLLTLICKCCEDCIRQPVPSPSDTENLFFVLTYIGRDLETQLPGDLERLLTAVRDAFINTAAAPSIRRTLLQLIELHASRWQLPGCAVLYYYPSSK from the exons ATGCAGACCCAAATAGGCGTTGGGGAGTTGCAGAGGAGCTACAGGGTGCAGGACTTTGCCTCCCCTGGAGTTATCATGAGGGAGAGAAGTTTTATACGGCCTCAGTCTCATCATAATTTGCATCATAACCAG TTTCCGAGTAATGGGAAACGACGGAGCATGATCTTAACAAATGCAAAAGGAAAGCCAACCCTTGAAATCTACAGACCACCAG GCGTGCGCACAGACGTTGCTGTCACCAGCGGAGGCAATTCAGGCAACACACTGACGGCGCCTTCCAACAAGCTGAATGTCCACGCCAAAGAGTTCACCATGGCCAAAACTGCTGATCTACATAATAG GTCAACAGTCGGCATGGGCTTCACGAGTGTGGGTCTCCAGCACTCGCGTTCGGCGGTGCTGCATGCACAAGTTCCGCCGCACTACCGACCCGTGATGCCGTCTCATGCGCTACTGGGCAGTGCATCCAGTGGAAATGTTCCTCATACTACG GCTGGCCCTCGGGTCCACTTCAAACTGCAGCCCCAGCAGATTATCCAGGAGAAGAAGAAGTCTCCACCGTCCTCCCTCAGCAACGGGAACGGGAAGAGTATTCGTCCGCAATCGTATACGCCTGGGCTGAAGCGGTCCAAGTCTTTAACCTCAGCGGACACTTTGGCCAGTGGTATGGCTGCGTTGGGTCTGGCTGCTGATGCAGGGGACCTTGGCACCTTCCCGCCAGAGATACAAGAATGTATCGATAAGGCACTGGAAG ATCCAAACGCGGTATGTGCTCGAACTCTAATGGATGCCGTGGGTCATCTCGTGAGTCGCGCAGTGGAGTCTCCGCGATACGCCTTGCCGGCCGCAAGACGCTGCATTGCTGTCGTTGAACGGGAACAGACTGAGACCTTCTTGGAGTCTCTGCTCAACACGTGCCAGCAGTGGTACCATGACCGGGAGAAG TTACTAGGAACGATAGTTGGCGGAGGGCGTCCACGTCTCATGGCGTTCCTGTCATTCCTTCTCGAGATGTACTGTCAGTTGCGTCGTCGCGCCATTCATCGGCGCGGGGCGAGTGCGCAGCCCGGACAAGTCCTTTTGACACTGATTTGCAAATGCTGCGAGGATTGTATTCGCCAGCCCGTGCCTTCACCCAGTGAT ACTGAGAATCTCTTCTTCGTGCTTACGTATATCGGCCGTGATTTAGAAACCCAGCTTCCTGGTGACTTGGAGCGTCTCCTAACAGCTGTGCGCGATGCCTTCATCAACACAGCTGCAGCGCCCTCTATCAGACGCACATTACTCCAGCTTATTGAATTACACGCTTCTCGCTGGCAACTCCCGGGATGTGCCGTCCTCTATTATTATCCCTCCTCGAAATAA